One Thalassospira marina DNA window includes the following coding sequences:
- a CDS encoding site-specific DNA-methyltransferase, giving the protein MTKKQTLPLDQVLVGDCIELMNTLPEKSVDLIFADPPYNLQLGGDLLRPNNTKVDAVDDHWDQFDSFHHYDDFSRQWLQAARRVLKDTGAIWVIGSYHNIYRVGTVMQDIGYWILNDIVWRKTNPMPNFRGKRFCNAHETLLWCSKNAEQKAITFNYEAMKQLNEGLQMRSDWLLPICSGGERLKDEKGKKVHPTQKPEALLQRVLMATTRQGDVVLDPFFGTGTTGAAARRLGRHFIGLEREEDYAKAARERISKVQMLDGESLELTESKRSLPRIPFGAVIERGLLAPGDKIYDNRGNVAAMVRADGSIAHKDAAGSIHQVGAQVQGAQACNGWTYWHYKCDGRLVSIDNLRSQLRKEMGQMSA; this is encoded by the coding sequence ATGACAAAGAAGCAAACATTACCGCTTGATCAGGTTCTGGTAGGTGACTGCATCGAATTGATGAACACCCTGCCGGAAAAGTCGGTCGATCTGATCTTTGCCGATCCGCCCTACAATTTACAACTGGGCGGTGATCTGCTGCGTCCCAACAATACCAAGGTTGATGCAGTTGATGACCACTGGGATCAATTTGACAGCTTTCACCATTATGACGATTTCAGTCGTCAGTGGTTGCAGGCTGCGCGCCGTGTGCTGAAAGACACTGGCGCGATCTGGGTGATCGGGTCCTATCATAACATCTACCGTGTTGGCACGGTGATGCAGGATATCGGTTACTGGATCCTCAATGACATCGTTTGGCGCAAAACCAACCCGATGCCCAATTTCCGGGGCAAGCGTTTCTGCAATGCGCATGAAACCCTGCTGTGGTGTTCGAAAAATGCCGAGCAAAAGGCCATCACCTTCAATTACGAAGCGATGAAGCAGCTTAACGAAGGGCTGCAGATGCGTTCGGACTGGTTGCTGCCGATCTGTTCGGGCGGTGAACGTTTGAAGGATGAGAAGGGTAAAAAGGTCCATCCGACCCAGAAACCCGAAGCCCTGTTGCAGCGCGTGTTAATGGCTACCACCCGTCAGGGTGATGTGGTGCTTGATCCGTTCTTTGGCACCGGCACCACCGGGGCGGCAGCCCGTCGTCTGGGCCGTCACTTTATTGGTCTGGAACGCGAGGAAGACTACGCCAAGGCCGCGCGTGAGCGTATCAGCAAGGTTCAGATGCTTGATGGTGAAAGCCTGGAGCTGACCGAATCCAAACGGTCCCTGCCGCGTATTCCTTTTGGTGCGGTCATCGAACGTGGCCTTTTGGCACCGGGCGACAAAATTTATGACAATCGCGGCAACGTTGCGGCCATGGTCCGTGCCGATGGCTCGATTGCACATAAGGATGCCGCAGGTTCCATTCACCAGGTAGGCGCACAGGTTCAGGGCGCACAGGCCTGTAATGGCTGGACTTACTGGCATTACAAATGCGACGGACGACTGGTTTCGATTGATAATCTGCGCAGCCAGTTGCGCAAGGAAATGGGCCAGATGTCTGCCTGA
- a CDS encoding GFA family protein: MPDNDQHVTDSGVHDETCHHGGCHCGAVRYEVRGEIDDVTLCHCHLCAKLHGHVSAYASVIKDELHFSDDSGLRWYRLSDKTDRGFCKECGSALFWRVVRSKNIAITPGTLDGPSGLKTKSQIFCAFKGDYYPLDPAIPAFDHDD; this comes from the coding sequence ATGCCCGATAACGATCAGCACGTAACAGATTCCGGCGTTCATGATGAAACGTGCCATCATGGTGGCTGTCATTGTGGTGCGGTGCGCTATGAAGTGCGCGGCGAAATTGATGATGTGACGCTGTGTCACTGTCATTTGTGCGCAAAACTGCACGGGCATGTCAGTGCCTATGCATCGGTTATCAAGGATGAGTTGCATTTTTCCGATGATAGCGGCCTGCGCTGGTATCGCCTGTCCGATAAAACCGACCGCGGTTTTTGCAAGGAATGCGGATCGGCGCTTTTCTGGCGGGTCGTGCGATCCAAAAATATTGCGATTACACCAGGTACGCTTGATGGCCCATCGGGGCTTAAAACCAAATCGCAAATATTTTGCGCTTTCAAGGGCGACTATTACCCGCTTGATCCCGCCATTCCGGCCTTTGACCACGATGATTAG
- the mutY gene encoding A/G-specific adenine glycosylase, with translation MHFTDQEIITLRQTMLEWYDRHHRTLPWRSEPGDTPNPYHVWLSEIMLQQTTVITVGPYFAAFLNRWPTVTDLANAELDDVLHAWQGLGYYARARNLHKCAKAVASDYDGKFPDTEEGLLKLPGIGPYTAAAVSAIAFNRPSSPVDGNIERVISRLFALETPLPDVKPEIKEKSAALTPPDRPGDYAQALMDLGATICTPRNPACGICPWQAFCDGRKTGIAPELPRKRKKPAKPTRVGYAFWVQRDDGQILIRRRPESGLLGGLYEVPGSEWRAIDAPDQIMKDQAPINADWQEISGTVGHTFTHFHLDVSVLATKVGNDIAPGPDGVWTSIDGLADYALPTVMKKIVRHALKNL, from the coding sequence ATTTCACTGATCAAGAAATCATCACACTTCGCCAGACCATGCTGGAATGGTATGACCGCCATCACCGGACACTGCCCTGGCGTTCGGAACCGGGCGATACACCCAATCCCTATCATGTGTGGCTGTCTGAAATCATGTTGCAGCAAACAACGGTGATTACGGTTGGCCCCTATTTTGCGGCATTTTTAAACCGCTGGCCCACGGTCACCGACCTTGCCAATGCCGAACTGGACGATGTTTTGCATGCCTGGCAGGGGCTGGGATATTACGCGCGGGCGCGTAACCTGCATAAATGCGCCAAGGCGGTTGCCAGCGATTATGACGGCAAATTCCCCGATACCGAAGAAGGCCTGTTAAAGCTGCCCGGCATCGGCCCCTATACGGCAGCAGCGGTTTCGGCCATTGCCTTTAACCGGCCATCCAGCCCGGTTGATGGCAATATCGAACGGGTTATTTCACGGCTGTTTGCCCTTGAAACGCCGCTTCCCGATGTGAAACCGGAAATTAAGGAAAAATCCGCCGCCCTGACCCCGCCAGATCGCCCCGGCGATTATGCCCAGGCATTGATGGATTTGGGCGCAACCATTTGCACGCCGCGCAACCCGGCCTGTGGCATTTGCCCCTGGCAGGCATTTTGCGATGGCCGCAAAACCGGCATCGCCCCGGAACTACCACGCAAACGTAAAAAACCCGCCAAACCCACGCGGGTTGGTTATGCCTTTTGGGTCCAGCGTGATGATGGGCAAATCCTGATCCGCCGGCGGCCGGAAAGCGGGCTTTTGGGTGGTTTATATGAAGTACCCGGCAGTGAATGGCGCGCCATTGACGCCCCGGACCAGATCATGAAGGACCAGGCCCCGATCAATGCGGACTGGCAGGAAATTTCAGGCACGGTCGGGCATACCTTTACCCATTTCCATCTCGATGTCAGCGTTCTGGCAACAAAGGTTGGCAATGATATTGCCCCTGGCCCCGACGGGGTTTGGACAAGCATTGATGGCCTTGCCGATTACGCCCTGCCCACCGTGATGAAAAAGATCGTCCGCCACGCCCTGAAAAATCTGTAA
- a CDS encoding MOSC domain-containing protein, whose product MSHSSEQQKTVGELCGIGRKAAPRAPVETLQQVSVSTELGVDGDHRGKVRRRKVTVLALEDWQAACNDIARPDLDWTVRRANLLVSGFTLPHEVGARIGIGDLVLEVSGETDPCKRMEEAATGLEEALRPDWRGGVTCRVIEGADIALGAPVRLLPAE is encoded by the coding sequence ATGTCGCATTCCAGCGAACAGCAAAAAACCGTTGGTGAATTATGCGGTATTGGCCGCAAGGCCGCCCCGCGTGCCCCGGTCGAGACATTGCAGCAGGTTTCGGTTTCAACCGAACTGGGTGTGGATGGTGATCACCGTGGCAAGGTTCGCCGTCGCAAAGTAACCGTGCTTGCCCTTGAAGACTGGCAGGCCGCCTGCAACGACATTGCCCGCCCGGACCTTGACTGGACGGTGCGCCGTGCCAACCTGCTGGTTTCGGGTTTTACCCTGCCCCATGAAGTTGGCGCACGGATTGGCATTGGCGATCTGGTACTGGAGGTTTCCGGCGAAACCGACCCGTGCAAACGCATGGAAGAAGCCGCAACCGGCCTTGAAGAAGCCCTGCGCCCTGATTGGCGTGGTGGTGTCACCTGCCGGGTGATCGAAGGGGCCGACATTGCCCTTGGCGCACCGGTTCGTTTGTTACCGGCAGAATAA
- the nadB gene encoding L-aspartate oxidase, translating to MTDLSYHYDVLVIGSGAAGLSTALKVAPHVKVAVLSKGKIDDGSTNYAQGGIAAVLDAADSIESHVEDTLNAGAGLCKRETVEFVARNAPAAVRWLDELGIDLTRDPEGGNDQPFHLTREGGHSHRRIVHAADATGRAVQTTLQKQALNHPNIKIFENYLAIDLVTDRKLGGEGRRCVGAYALDVKTGRVASFNARTVVLATGGASKVYRFTSNPDGSTGDGIAMAWRAGCRVMNMEFSQFHPTCLYHPQAKSFLISEAVRGEGGKLLLPDGTRFMDRFDERGELAPRDIVARAIDHEMKRLGSDCVYLDITHKGADFIREHFPTIYETCLGFGIDMTREPIPVVPAAHYTCGGILTDLRGRTDLTGLYAIGECAGTGLHGANRLASNSLLECLVFGEAAAQDIIEALPVDDRFNDLPAWDETGITDSDEEVIVAHNWEQLRNVMWDFVGIVRTTKRLQRAQHRVDLLLSEIDEYYGNFRVTNDLLELRNLSVVAKLIIQSALWRHESRGLHFTTDYPERDDSATPRQTIQVPENFAGRWVVSGQWKS from the coding sequence ATGACCGATCTTTCTTATCACTATGATGTACTTGTCATCGGCAGTGGTGCTGCCGGTTTGAGCACCGCGCTTAAAGTGGCCCCCCATGTAAAGGTTGCCGTTCTGTCCAAAGGCAAAATCGACGACGGGTCCACCAACTATGCCCAGGGCGGCATTGCCGCCGTTCTTGATGCCGCAGACAGCATTGAAAGCCACGTTGAAGATACCCTGAATGCCGGGGCGGGTTTATGCAAACGCGAAACCGTTGAATTTGTTGCGCGCAATGCACCGGCTGCCGTGCGCTGGCTTGATGAACTTGGCATCGATCTGACGCGTGACCCCGAAGGTGGCAATGACCAGCCCTTTCACCTGACGCGCGAAGGCGGGCACAGCCACCGCCGCATCGTGCATGCGGCCGATGCCACCGGGCGCGCAGTGCAAACCACCCTGCAAAAACAGGCCCTGAACCACCCGAACATCAAAATTTTTGAAAATTACCTGGCCATCGACCTGGTAACCGACCGCAAGCTGGGCGGTGAAGGCCGCCGCTGCGTTGGCGCCTATGCGCTGGATGTCAAAACCGGGCGGGTCGCAAGCTTTAATGCGCGCACGGTTGTTCTGGCAACGGGCGGGGCCAGCAAGGTTTACCGTTTCACATCCAACCCCGATGGATCGACCGGCGATGGCATTGCCATGGCATGGCGCGCCGGGTGCCGGGTGATGAATATGGAATTCAGCCAGTTTCACCCGACCTGCCTGTATCATCCGCAGGCAAAATCGTTTCTGATTTCCGAGGCGGTGCGCGGTGAAGGTGGCAAATTACTGCTGCCCGATGGCACCCGTTTCATGGACCGGTTTGACGAACGCGGCGAACTGGCCCCGCGTGACATTGTTGCCCGCGCCATTGACCATGAAATGAAACGTCTGGGCAGCGATTGCGTCTATCTTGATATCACCCATAAGGGGGCGGATTTTATCCGCGAACATTTCCCCACCATTTACGAAACCTGCCTGGGTTTTGGCATTGATATGACGCGCGAACCCATCCCGGTGGTGCCTGCCGCCCACTATACCTGCGGTGGGATTTTAACCGATCTTCGCGGTCGTACCGATTTGACCGGGCTTTATGCGATTGGCGAATGTGCGGGAACCGGCCTTCACGGGGCCAACCGCCTGGCATCGAACTCGCTGCTGGAATGCCTGGTATTTGGCGAAGCCGCCGCTCAGGACATTATCGAAGCCCTGCCGGTTGATGACCGTTTCAACGACCTGCCTGCCTGGGATGAAACCGGCATTACCGATTCCGACGAGGAAGTGATCGTTGCCCATAACTGGGAACAGTTGCGCAACGTGATGTGGGACTTTGTGGGGATTGTTCGCACCACCAAACGCCTGCAGCGCGCCCAGCACCGGGTGGATTTGCTGTTATCGGAAATCGATGAATATTATGGCAATTTCCGCGTTACCAATGATCTGCTGGAACTGCGTAACCTGTCGGTTGTGGCAAAGCTGATCATTCAGTCGGCCCTGTGGCGCCATGAAAGCCGTGGCCTGCATTTCACCACCGATTACCCGGAACGTGACGATTCAGCCACCCCGCGCCAGACCATCCAGGTTCCCGAAAACTTTGCCGGGCGCTGGGTTGTTTCAGGCCAGTGGAAAAGCTGA
- a CDS encoding YHYH protein gives MGKTHHHGHSGNDHDHHDHDRHDHDHHQHHLHHGDPAHGSTVHICDEGAYQGDHRPEIDHMRRNVLVGLGMLPLAAMVLNPVRQAWALANQVTIREDGEYRYIRSNAIPDHAVGQFPNRHNPNTIKAQSLEFRLPVNPVRSGRFTPNPRNMFGIAVNGVPFDPYTAEFWQRDRQSGWRYEAISPALDLGLDENNAHVQPDGTYHYHGVPKGLIKSWSPSQHSIRIGFAADGFPVYALYGYIDPHQPASGVKALTSSWRVKKGARPGGPGGNYDGTFGEDYEFVAGLGDLDEANGRETITPEYPGGTYAYFVTESFPFIPRFLAGTADASFDRGPPPGGMDRPRPGGGFGGPGGMGGPGGAGGFPGDRPPPPLQFWRNGGRGPGG, from the coding sequence ATGGGCAAAACACATCATCACGGCCATTCTGGCAATGATCATGACCATCATGATCATGACCGTCATGATCACGACCATCATCAGCATCACCTGCATCATGGCGATCCTGCACATGGCAGCACCGTGCATATATGCGATGAAGGTGCCTATCAGGGCGATCATCGCCCGGAAATAGACCATATGCGCCGCAATGTGCTGGTGGGGCTGGGGATGTTGCCGCTTGCCGCGATGGTATTAAATCCGGTGCGCCAGGCCTGGGCGCTTGCCAATCAGGTGACGATCCGTGAAGACGGGGAATATCGTTATATTCGCTCCAACGCGATCCCCGATCATGCCGTTGGCCAGTTTCCCAACCGGCACAACCCCAACACCATAAAGGCGCAGTCGCTGGAATTTCGCCTGCCGGTAAACCCGGTACGAAGCGGGCGTTTTACGCCCAATCCGCGGAATATGTTTGGCATTGCGGTAAATGGCGTCCCGTTTGATCCCTACACCGCCGAATTCTGGCAGCGTGACCGTCAATCAGGCTGGCGATACGAGGCGATTTCACCCGCGCTGGATTTGGGGCTGGATGAAAATAACGCCCATGTGCAGCCCGATGGCACCTATCATTATCATGGTGTGCCCAAAGGCCTGATTAAAAGCTGGTCGCCCAGCCAGCATTCCATCCGCATCGGTTTTGCCGCCGATGGTTTCCCGGTTTATGCCCTGTATGGCTATATCGACCCGCACCAACCTGCATCGGGGGTAAAGGCCCTGACCAGTTCCTGGCGGGTGAAAAAGGGCGCACGGCCCGGCGGACCGGGTGGCAATTATGATGGCACCTTTGGCGAGGATTACGAATTTGTCGCCGGCCTTGGCGACCTTGACGAAGCCAATGGCCGCGAAACGATTACCCCGGAATATCCCGGCGGCACCTATGCCTATTTCGTAACGGAAAGTTTTCCCTTCATCCCGCGTTTCCTAGCCGGAACGGCCGATGCCAGCTTTGATCGCGGGCCGCCCCCCGGCGGTATGGACCGGCCCCGTCCGGGTGGTGGATTTGGTGGGCCTGGCGGCATGGGCGGTCCTGGCGGAGCAGGTGGTTTTCCCGGCGACCGGCCACCACCCCCGCTGCAATTCTGGCGAAATGGCGGGCGCGGGCCGGGCGGATAA
- a CDS encoding SAM-dependent methyltransferase gives MTEIFSTPDGIDAVIEPMNATGYLAAVGFEDQLRQELGDVIETHDRLMFAPGPERRVFWAQNVWRNPVRIAIPSVKGAAKILRFNQRNWAMFKFDHFSRAKLIEANLPHVSAKRQVFGAPAPTAPLGSWTLIDPDTIIAAMDCSSPWKNGEVEFEEDKVTPPNRAYLKLWEAFTRLGVFPQEGEMTMDMGGSPGGWTWVLHETGASVISVDKAKLDPKIAKLPRVDFRQESAFGLDPEKTGPIDWLCSDVICYPDRLYRLVNQWMETGMATNFICTIKMQGDTDHAAVAQFADIPGSKVVHLYNNKHELTWMKVPGVTDQ, from the coding sequence ATGACAGAGATTTTTTCCACACCGGACGGCATTGATGCCGTGATCGAACCGATGAACGCCACCGGCTATCTTGCTGCTGTGGGGTTCGAGGACCAACTGCGCCAGGAACTGGGGGACGTTATTGAAACCCATGACCGGCTGATGTTTGCGCCTGGCCCGGAAAGACGGGTTTTCTGGGCGCAAAATGTGTGGCGCAACCCGGTTCGTATTGCCATTCCCTCGGTCAAGGGGGCAGCCAAGATTTTGCGCTTTAACCAGCGCAACTGGGCGATGTTTAAATTTGACCATTTTTCCCGCGCCAAACTGATCGAAGCCAACCTGCCCCATGTTTCGGCAAAGCGGCAGGTTTTTGGCGCACCGGCACCGACCGCACCGCTGGGGTCATGGACACTGATTGACCCGGACACCATCATTGCTGCGATGGATTGTTCCAGCCCGTGGAAAAACGGCGAAGTCGAATTTGAAGAAGACAAGGTCACACCGCCAAACCGCGCCTATCTGAAACTGTGGGAAGCCTTCACCCGACTGGGCGTGTTTCCCCAGGAAGGCGAAATGACGATGGATATGGGCGGCAGCCCCGGTGGCTGGACCTGGGTTTTGCATGAAACCGGGGCCTCGGTGATTTCGGTGGACAAGGCAAAGCTGGACCCGAAAATTGCCAAGCTGCCGCGTGTTGATTTCCGCCAGGAAAGTGCGTTTGGCCTTGACCCGGAAAAAACCGGGCCGATCGACTGGCTGTGTTCGGACGTCATTTGTTACCCGGATCGCCTGTATCGGCTGGTCAATCAGTGGATGGAAACCGGCATGGCGACCAATTTCATCTGCACCATCAAAATGCAGGGCGATACCGACCACGCCGCCGTTGCCCAGTTTGCCGATATTCCGGGATCAAAGGTTGTTCATCTTTACAATAACAAACATGAACTGACCTGGATGAAAGTGCCCGGCGTTACCGACCAGTAA
- a CDS encoding flavin reductase family protein, translated as MFYEPGKTPHNLPHDPFKACVVPRPIGWISTISPEGHANLAPYSFFNAVCGTPPMVMFGASGASRDSAANARATGEFVVAVTPKTMLREINLCSAPLAADEDEFTHAGLEKLPASVVKPYLVKGVPIHMECKVFQIVDLPSPNPGKPNSMVIGTVVGLHIDESVLTDGMVDIGKFEPLTRLGYQEYATISESFTVRREDFW; from the coding sequence ATGTTTTACGAACCGGGTAAAACCCCGCACAATCTTCCGCATGATCCGTTCAAGGCCTGTGTTGTGCCCCGCCCGATCGGCTGGATATCGACAATCAGCCCCGAAGGGCATGCCAACCTGGCACCCTATTCGTTTTTTAACGCCGTTTGCGGCACGCCGCCGATGGTGATGTTCGGTGCCAGCGGCGCCTCGCGCGACAGTGCGGCCAATGCAAGGGCAACCGGCGAATTTGTTGTTGCGGTAACACCCAAAACAATGCTGCGCGAAATTAACCTGTGTTCAGCCCCGCTTGCCGCCGATGAGGATGAATTCACCCATGCCGGGCTTGAAAAACTGCCTGCCAGCGTCGTGAAGCCCTATCTGGTCAAAGGCGTGCCGATCCATATGGAATGCAAGGTTTTCCAGATTGTGGATCTGCCCAGCCCCAACCCGGGAAAGCCCAACAGCATGGTTATTGGCACGGTTGTTGGCCTTCATATTGATGAAAGCGTGCTGACCGATGGCATGGTCGATATCGGCAAATTCGAACCGTTAACGCGGTTGGGTTATCAGGAATATGCAACGATTTCGGAAAGCTTTACCGTCCGGCGCGAAGATTTCTGGTAA
- a CDS encoding DUF4269 domain-containing protein — translation MGKDWQAGLQAQDFTGLQGLHRPQAGARGANCAASLQESGVWQALSLFGPAVAGTIPLGLDLPGSDIDVLLEVSDTQSFTAFCDQNFAGLDGYQRHDRAATANVGAAVVVQFMLPAGQYPTEEVELFATNRPVMDQHGFRHMVVEARLIWLCGDAFAQQVRALKKAGLKTEPAFATLLGIPGDPYLGLDALFGLSPSQLEHWLARRL, via the coding sequence ATGGGGAAGGATTGGCAGGCAGGCCTGCAAGCGCAGGATTTTACCGGTTTGCAGGGGCTGCATCGCCCGCAGGCAGGGGCGCGTGGCGCAAATTGTGCCGCGTCATTGCAGGAAAGCGGTGTTTGGCAGGCCTTATCCCTCTTTGGCCCTGCCGTGGCGGGCACCATACCGCTGGGCCTCGATTTGCCCGGTTCGGATATTGATGTCCTGCTTGAGGTATCAGATACGCAAAGTTTCACAGCATTTTGCGATCAGAACTTTGCGGGCCTTGATGGCTATCAGCGCCATGATCGCGCCGCGACAGCCAATGTCGGGGCCGCGGTGGTGGTGCAGTTTATGCTGCCTGCCGGGCAATATCCGACCGAGGAAGTCGAACTTTTTGCCACCAATCGCCCGGTTATGGACCAGCACGGTTTTCGCCATATGGTGGTCGAAGCCCGGCTGATATGGCTTTGCGGGGATGCATTTGCCCAACAGGTACGGGCCTTAAAAAAGGCGGGCCTGAAAACAGAACCCGCCTTTGCAACGCTTTTGGGTATTCCGGGCGATCCCTATCTGGGCCTTGATGCCCTGTTTGGTTTATCCCCATCCCAACTGGAACACTGGCTGGCCAGGCGGTTGTGA